In a genomic window of Hyphomonas sp.:
- a CDS encoding efflux RND transporter periplasmic adaptor subunit: MTETDPHTGDVSRDKRPTALKGLFFMIVLALVCAGLVFAATRLRSEEGPKIAKAAPAPMTVQVAPVELVTAFTLNETYSGLAEARRSSALGFSSGGRIETIAVDVGDRVKRGSVLASLDTRGLRAQLASADAVIEEARAAHSLALSTVERQRKLKMQGHVSQQAVDEAEAQADTALARVEAAKAQADIFRVQIDLSRITAPFDGVVTARLADEGTIAGAGQPVLDLVEAAHLEARIGLPAGSAARLSPGETYQLQADTGPVEAVLRSVTGVIDPAQRTVAAVFEIDNTGAVASGAVVRLTMQRDIDEPGFWVPVKSLSTASRGLWTIYVAEPAGSGWTVATRPVEMVHTDGDRAFVRGAVEAGERVITDGLQRIVPGLPVEPRDVHRAAAVNGG; the protein is encoded by the coding sequence ATGACAGAGACTGATCCCCACACCGGAGACGTGTCGCGCGACAAGCGGCCGACAGCCCTGAAAGGGTTGTTCTTCATGATCGTTCTGGCGTTGGTCTGCGCCGGTCTCGTCTTTGCTGCGACCCGTCTGCGCAGCGAGGAGGGGCCGAAGATTGCCAAGGCGGCCCCGGCGCCCATGACGGTTCAGGTTGCGCCCGTCGAACTGGTCACAGCCTTCACGCTGAACGAGACCTATTCCGGTCTCGCGGAAGCCAGACGCAGCAGCGCGCTGGGATTCTCCAGTGGCGGGCGGATCGAGACCATTGCGGTAGATGTCGGCGACCGGGTCAAGCGCGGCAGCGTGCTGGCCAGCCTGGATACGCGTGGTCTGCGGGCCCAGCTTGCGTCAGCAGACGCGGTGATCGAGGAAGCTCGCGCGGCGCATTCTCTTGCCCTCAGCACAGTTGAACGGCAGCGGAAGCTGAAAATGCAGGGACATGTGTCCCAGCAGGCGGTCGACGAAGCCGAAGCGCAGGCTGATACCGCTCTGGCTCGAGTGGAAGCCGCGAAGGCGCAGGCCGACATTTTCCGGGTCCAGATTGACCTCTCCCGTATCACAGCCCCCTTCGACGGAGTGGTGACAGCCCGCCTGGCCGACGAGGGCACGATTGCCGGAGCAGGCCAGCCCGTGCTGGACCTTGTGGAAGCCGCGCATCTGGAAGCGCGCATCGGCTTGCCGGCCGGGAGTGCAGCGCGCCTGAGCCCTGGCGAAACCTATCAGCTGCAGGCAGACACCGGTCCGGTGGAAGCCGTTCTACGCAGCGTGACCGGTGTCATCGATCCGGCGCAGCGAACCGTGGCCGCCGTGTTTGAAATCGACAATACCGGCGCTGTGGCCTCTGGCGCCGTCGTGCGCCTGACCATGCAGCGTGACATCGATGAGCCGGGCTTCTGGGTGCCAGTGAAATCATTGTCGACCGCTTCCCGCGGCCTGTGGACGATTTATGTTGCCGAGCCGGCCGGATCCGGCTGGACCGTTGCCACACGGCCCGTGGAAATGGTGCACACCGACGGGGACAGGGCCTTTGTACGCGGCGCAGTCGAGGCCGGAGAAAGAGTCATCACGGACGGCCTGCAGCGGATTGTGCCTGGCTTGCCGGTGGAACCGCGCGACGTTCATCGCGCGGCGGCTGTGAACGGCGGCTGA
- the queF gene encoding preQ(1) synthase, with product MADNPIYQGLGQLGQQTHQPQSPEEARLERVANPHADTLYLTRFVAPEFTSLCPVTGQPDFAHLVIDYAPGEWLVESKSLKLYLTSFRNHGAFHEECTVSIGKKIFDFTEANWLRISGYWYPRGGIPIDVFWQSGDVPAGLYVPETGVASYRGRG from the coding sequence ATGGCTGACAATCCGATTTATCAGGGGCTGGGCCAACTCGGCCAGCAGACCCACCAACCGCAGAGTCCTGAAGAGGCCCGGCTTGAACGTGTGGCCAATCCCCATGCGGACACATTGTACCTGACCCGGTTCGTGGCTCCGGAATTCACATCGCTGTGTCCCGTGACCGGCCAGCCTGATTTTGCCCATCTGGTGATCGACTATGCGCCCGGAGAGTGGCTGGTCGAGTCCAAAAGCCTGAAGCTCTACCTCACCAGCTTCCGGAATCACGGAGCCTTCCATGAGGAATGCACTGTATCCATCGGCAAGAAGATCTTCGACTTCACCGAAGCGAACTGGCTGCGCATCTCCGGATACTGGTATCCGCGCGGCGGGATCCCGATCGATGTGTTCTGGCAGTCGGGTGATGTGCCGGCAGGACTCTATGTGCCCGAGACCGGCGTCGCGTCCTATCGTGGCCGGGGCTAG
- the cysE gene encoding serine O-acetyltransferase, whose product MPENPDIGAPAPAWNRLRFEARAAAADEPTLASYLNSAILAHATLCQALSFHLAEKLKSPVMSTQQVRQILGETYDTHRSLVDAAEADMQAVLERDPACRGMLQPFLYFKGFLALQTYRVANLLWREGRETLAFHFQSRASELFGVDIHPAARIGTGVMLDHASGITIGETAVVGDGCSLLHGVTLGGTGKEVGDRHPKIGKGVLLSVGAKVLGNIQIGDEAKVAAGSVVLKDVPAKCTVAGVPARIVSGPSCCHPAETMDQTIPDDIGK is encoded by the coding sequence ATGCCAGAGAACCCGGATATCGGCGCCCCGGCGCCCGCCTGGAACCGCCTCAGATTCGAGGCCCGCGCCGCTGCGGCAGATGAGCCGACCCTGGCGAGCTATCTGAATTCGGCCATCCTGGCCCATGCCACACTGTGTCAGGCGCTTTCATTTCATCTCGCGGAGAAGCTGAAAAGTCCGGTGATGAGCACCCAGCAGGTGCGTCAGATCCTGGGCGAGACCTATGACACCCATCGCTCGCTGGTCGATGCGGCGGAAGCCGACATGCAGGCCGTGCTGGAGCGGGATCCGGCCTGCCGTGGCATGTTGCAGCCCTTTCTCTATTTCAAGGGCTTCCTCGCCCTGCAGACCTATCGCGTGGCCAACCTCCTGTGGCGCGAAGGGCGGGAGACACTGGCCTTCCATTTTCAGAGCCGCGCTTCGGAACTGTTCGGAGTGGACATCCATCCGGCCGCCCGCATCGGCACCGGCGTCATGCTCGACCACGCGTCCGGCATCACGATTGGTGAAACGGCGGTCGTGGGCGATGGCTGTTCGCTGCTGCATGGCGTCACGCTGGGCGGCACCGGCAAGGAAGTCGGCGATCGCCATCCGAAGATCGGCAAGGGCGTGCTGCTCTCGGTCGGTGCCAAGGTGCTGGGCAACATCCAGATCGGCGACGAGGCCAAGGTGGCGGCCGGCAGCGTTGTGCTGAAGGATGTACCGGCGAAATGCACGGTGGCCGGTGTTCCGGCGCGCATTGTCAGCGGCCCGTCCTGCTGTCATCCGGCAGAAACCATGGACCAGACGATTCCCGACGACATCGGCAAGTAA
- a CDS encoding efflux RND transporter permease subunit, which produces MSTLFFKLPRLAILAILVVLIGGLGAMLTLGRQEDPTLIERYGFVLTPYPGADAERVEALVTEPVEAALMELAEIEEVTSTSRAGFSQVRIQIREDLSEGEVDDTWTLIRGQVEEAQAQFPAGVGSPEVERLYVGAATLVVGLTWTGEGDPPLTVMRRLVLDLEDKFQRLPGTEETETYGLPEEEVRVVVDPQALSAAGLSFRDAAGLIASADSKTPAGRLRGQGGTIGLEVGGEFDGISRVRQVPLLQRADGSAVRVGDVARVEKGYADPATKQAYENNLRTVLVGVYISPGQRVDRWAESARAIADEFAASAPPGLKVETVFDQSRYTNDRLNGLAQSLLFSAFIVVLVLFVTMGWRSAIVVGMAIPLTISLVLILFSVFGHPLHQMSVTGLVISLGLLIDNAIVVVDEFDQLRAKGKNRFEAIRQSLGHLAAPLAASTLTTALAFAPIALLPGGAGEFVGMIGLSVVFSISASFIVSITVIPAMAGWFDRKRGWETGQAKRPRRWWRDGVMNDFISDGYRASIEATLRFPLLGIAIGVAPAIFGFWLVGQLPSQFFPQTERDQFQVTFQLSPEADIHDTVDVAHRATDMISAIEGVEDVTWVLGQPSPRVYYNVLNNTEGVEGFATGWIQLDSNERTHEIVGEVQRMVREEFPSARFLALPFEQGPPADAPIELRIMGNDFDTLDRIGDEIRGVLGQTPGITYTVASLELGAPTMRLQADEAASAMAGERLTDIAADLSAELEGVRAGSVLEGTEELPVKVIAPMSRRSGMADLRSATVGTGAGTPISALGDVTLVPETAVITRRNGQRMNQILAYLDPYTLPAPVLADYQARFADTGFHIPAGYDVVIGGEAENSSDALGNLAAVGVPLVMVMAGAIMLVFNSFRMMLLVLASGFLSLGYAFFGVWLFNLPFGFNAIIGGLGLFGIAINGSIVVLSLLRANPGAMADDVIAQREVVVDATRHIVATTLTTMGGFVPILLTGDSFWMPLAAGISGGVGGSALLALYFTPAIFRITTMKPVRKALRHMFGGREVPAE; this is translated from the coding sequence ATGTCGACGCTGTTCTTCAAGTTGCCGCGCCTGGCCATTCTCGCCATCCTGGTGGTCCTGATTGGCGGTCTCGGGGCCATGCTGACTCTGGGGCGCCAGGAGGATCCGACCCTGATCGAGCGCTACGGCTTCGTGCTGACGCCGTATCCCGGCGCAGATGCGGAACGCGTCGAGGCGCTGGTCACCGAGCCGGTCGAGGCCGCCTTGATGGAGCTTGCCGAGATCGAGGAAGTCACGTCCACCAGCCGGGCCGGTTTTTCGCAGGTCCGCATCCAGATCCGCGAAGACCTGTCGGAGGGCGAAGTGGACGATACCTGGACGCTGATCCGGGGGCAGGTCGAGGAGGCGCAGGCGCAGTTTCCCGCAGGCGTCGGATCGCCGGAAGTGGAGCGGCTTTATGTGGGCGCGGCGACGCTGGTCGTCGGACTGACCTGGACGGGCGAAGGCGATCCGCCCCTCACCGTCATGCGCCGATTGGTGCTGGATCTCGAGGACAAGTTCCAGCGCCTGCCCGGCACGGAGGAAACCGAAACCTACGGCCTGCCCGAAGAAGAAGTGCGTGTGGTGGTCGACCCGCAGGCGCTATCGGCAGCCGGCCTGTCCTTCCGCGACGCGGCGGGACTGATCGCATCGGCGGACAGCAAGACTCCGGCCGGGCGTCTGCGCGGGCAAGGCGGTACAATCGGCCTGGAAGTCGGCGGTGAATTTGATGGCATATCCCGGGTCCGTCAGGTGCCGCTTCTGCAGCGCGCCGACGGATCGGCCGTGCGCGTTGGCGATGTTGCCCGGGTCGAGAAAGGCTATGCGGACCCGGCGACGAAACAGGCCTATGAGAACAATCTGAGGACGGTGCTGGTGGGTGTGTACATTTCACCCGGGCAGCGTGTGGACAGATGGGCGGAAAGCGCGCGGGCGATCGCGGACGAGTTTGCAGCCTCTGCACCGCCGGGGCTGAAGGTCGAGACCGTGTTCGACCAGAGCCGCTACACCAATGACCGGTTGAACGGCCTTGCGCAAAGCCTGCTGTTCTCGGCCTTCATCGTCGTGCTTGTCCTGTTCGTCACGATGGGGTGGCGCTCGGCCATCGTGGTCGGCATGGCCATCCCGCTGACGATCAGCCTCGTGCTGATCCTGTTCAGCGTGTTCGGTCATCCGCTCCACCAGATGTCGGTGACCGGCCTCGTCATTTCGCTTGGACTTCTTATCGACAATGCGATTGTCGTGGTTGACGAGTTCGACCAGTTGCGGGCCAAGGGGAAGAACCGGTTCGAGGCCATCCGGCAGAGCCTTGGCCATCTGGCTGCGCCGCTGGCGGCGTCCACACTGACCACAGCCCTGGCGTTTGCGCCGATTGCCCTGCTTCCCGGCGGCGCCGGAGAATTTGTGGGCATGATCGGCCTGTCGGTTGTGTTCTCGATTTCGGCTTCCTTCATCGTCTCCATCACCGTGATCCCCGCCATGGCCGGCTGGTTTGACCGCAAGCGCGGCTGGGAAACCGGACAGGCGAAACGCCCGCGCCGCTGGTGGCGGGACGGCGTGATGAACGATTTCATCTCGGATGGCTATCGGGCCTCCATCGAAGCGACGCTGCGATTCCCGCTGCTCGGCATCGCCATCGGCGTGGCGCCGGCAATCTTCGGGTTCTGGCTGGTGGGTCAGTTGCCCTCTCAGTTCTTTCCGCAGACGGAGCGCGACCAGTTTCAGGTGACGTTCCAGCTGTCACCTGAAGCGGACATACATGACACGGTCGATGTGGCGCACCGCGCAACGGACATGATCAGTGCCATCGAGGGGGTGGAGGATGTGACCTGGGTGCTCGGCCAGCCATCTCCGCGTGTCTATTACAATGTCCTCAACAATACCGAAGGCGTTGAAGGGTTCGCCACCGGCTGGATTCAGCTGGATTCGAATGAGCGCACGCACGAGATCGTCGGCGAAGTGCAGCGCATGGTGCGTGAGGAGTTTCCAAGCGCGCGCTTCCTGGCCCTGCCATTCGAACAGGGACCTCCAGCGGATGCGCCGATCGAGTTGCGCATCATGGGCAATGATTTCGATACGCTGGACAGGATCGGCGACGAGATCCGCGGCGTGCTCGGCCAGACGCCGGGGATCACCTACACGGTTGCCTCGCTCGAGCTTGGCGCGCCGACCATGCGCCTGCAGGCCGATGAGGCCGCTTCTGCCATGGCGGGCGAGCGTCTGACGGATATTGCTGCAGATCTGAGCGCGGAGCTGGAAGGCGTCCGGGCCGGCTCCGTTCTGGAGGGCACCGAGGAACTGCCGGTGAAGGTGATTGCCCCCATGTCGCGTCGATCCGGCATGGCGGATCTGCGCTCCGCCACGGTTGGCACCGGTGCCGGCACGCCCATTTCGGCCCTGGGCGATGTCACGCTCGTCCCGGAGACTGCCGTGATCACGCGGCGCAATGGCCAGCGCATGAACCAGATCCTGGCCTATCTCGATCCCTATACCTTGCCGGCGCCTGTGCTGGCGGATTATCAGGCGCGCTTCGCGGACACCGGATTCCACATCCCGGCGGGCTATGACGTCGTGATTGGCGGGGAGGCGGAGAATTCCAGCGACGCCCTCGGCAATCTCGCCGCTGTTGGCGTGCCGCTGGTGATGGTGATGGCAGGGGCGATCATGCTGGTGTTCAATTCCTTCCGCATGATGCTGCTGGTGCTGGCCTCCGGGTTCCTGTCGCTGGGCTATGCCTTTTTCGGCGTGTGGCTGTTCAACCTGCCATTCGGGTTCAATGCGATCATCGGCGGGCTGGGCCTGTTCGGCATTGCGATCAATGGCTCCATTGTCGTTCTGTCATTGTTGAGGGCCAATCCCGGCGCCATGGCGGATGATGTGATCGCCCAGCGCGAAGTTGTGGTGGATGCCACACGGCATATCGTGGCGACCACGTTGACCACGATGGGCGGTTTCGTGCCGATCCTGCTGACCGGGGATTCTTTCTGGATGCCTTTGGCGGCGGGCATTTCCGGCGGGGTCGGCGGCTCGGCACTGCTGGCATTGTACTTCACGCCGGCCATCTTCCGGATCACGACGATGAAACCGGTGCGGAAGGCCCTGCGCCATATGTTCGGCGGCCGCGAAGTGCCAGCAGAGTAA
- a CDS encoding TetR/AcrR family transcriptional regulator encodes METDNAPEVTPADRRRLRVRESIISAAERVFAREGETGLSIRRLADEIDYSPAAIYKYFGSKEELIDELKEAFFERLLEKVDNSSSADRPFLERAKACVATYVETAVTRPFHYAAAFSSIQHDLPENGAGILSWEGFVASQKGQAFGVLISMVREGQELGVFDPVLDPVMAAKSLWAGSHGLAQLLIHVPKFHQLVPDENPISASDFIEFHASLQIRSLLKPAVTDTNGDLPGHTS; translated from the coding sequence ATGGAAACAGACAACGCCCCCGAGGTAACGCCGGCTGACCGCCGCCGCCTGCGCGTGCGGGAGTCGATCATCTCGGCTGCCGAGCGCGTTTTTGCGCGGGAAGGCGAGACAGGGCTGTCGATCCGGCGTCTGGCCGACGAAATCGATTATTCACCGGCAGCGATCTACAAGTATTTCGGTTCCAAGGAGGAATTGATCGACGAATTGAAGGAGGCGTTCTTCGAACGGCTGCTCGAGAAGGTCGACAACAGTTCCAGCGCTGACCGACCATTTCTGGAGCGCGCGAAAGCGTGTGTCGCGACCTATGTTGAAACGGCCGTGACGCGTCCTTTCCATTATGCTGCGGCCTTTTCCAGCATCCAGCATGACCTTCCCGAGAACGGAGCCGGTATCCTGTCCTGGGAGGGCTTCGTCGCATCCCAGAAAGGGCAGGCATTCGGCGTGCTGATCAGCATGGTCAGAGAGGGACAGGAACTGGGCGTGTTCGATCCCGTACTGGACCCGGTCATGGCGGCAAAGTCCCTCTGGGCGGGGTCCCACGGGCTCGCCCAGCTGCTTATTCACGTGCCGAAATTCCACCAACTCGTCCCGGACGAGAACCCGATTTCGGCAAGCGATTTCATCGAGTTTCATGCAAGCCTCCAGATCCGCAGCCTGTTGAAGCCTGCGGTGACGGACACCAATGGCGACCTTCCAGGACATACTTCATGA
- a CDS encoding nitroreductase: MTKRFPPAPAIGTPMLATRPSAEARQLLARRRSAGKHFINEPGPSPDALDELLEIAARVPDHRKLTPWRFIVFEGEARADFGQELARIRGETLEDAESRDLMEAAGLFLRAPTVVAVISSPKDDGRTPVWEQELSAGAVCYNLLLAANASGWAGAWLSEWPAFDSQVADALGLEGTERVAGFIYLGTSRVAPPERGRACMSDIVTRWSR; encoded by the coding sequence ATGACAAAGCGATTCCCCCCCGCCCCCGCCATTGGTACGCCCATGCTGGCCACCCGTCCCAGCGCCGAGGCACGCCAGCTCCTGGCCCGCCGCCGGTCTGCTGGAAAGCACTTCATCAACGAACCAGGCCCATCACCGGACGCGCTCGACGAGTTGCTGGAAATCGCCGCCCGCGTGCCAGATCATCGCAAACTGACTCCATGGCGTTTCATTGTGTTCGAGGGCGAGGCCCGCGCGGATTTCGGTCAGGAACTCGCCCGCATTCGCGGCGAAACGCTTGAAGATGCAGAATCCCGGGACTTGATGGAAGCCGCCGGCCTGTTCCTGCGCGCCCCCACTGTCGTCGCCGTCATCTCCTCGCCGAAAGATGACGGGCGAACACCTGTCTGGGAACAGGAGCTGTCTGCCGGTGCCGTCTGCTACAATCTTCTGCTGGCGGCCAATGCCAGCGGCTGGGCGGGCGCATGGCTCAGCGAGTGGCCGGCCTTTGACTCGCAAGTTGCCGACGCACTCGGCCTGGAGGGCACGGAGCGCGTGGCCGGCTTCATCTATCTCGGCACATCCAGGGTCGCCCCGCCCGAACGCGGACGCGCCTGCATGTCAGACATCGTCACACGCTGGTCGCGCTAG
- a CDS encoding calcium/sodium antiporter — protein sequence MTYLMVLGGLVLLFVGGEGLVRGSVSVARKLNISELVIGLTLVGFGTSVPELVTSLNAINADAVGIAVGNVVGSNIANILLVLGVAAVIHPIITNPRALMRDTLLMLLATLLLCTMIWFDLFSRLGGALLVTALAIYIVFSLMADRASQGAVAEMHAGEGETVEANYGVALGALIALAGLAGVVLGAKFLVDGGVVIAREFGVSETVIGLSIVAVGTSLPELATSAIAAFRGKADVALGNIIGSNIFNILGILGLTALVHPFSVRREPSGDVTADAMASGIGNSLISVGDIAALVLSVALMVVFAITGKLVARWEGAVLLFAYALYMGLTFNLIPVPAIL from the coding sequence ATGACATATCTGATGGTTCTTGGCGGCCTCGTCCTCCTGTTTGTCGGGGGCGAAGGGCTTGTCCGGGGATCGGTGAGTGTTGCGCGCAAGCTCAATATCTCCGAACTGGTGATTGGTCTGACACTCGTCGGCTTCGGAACTTCGGTGCCGGAACTGGTGACCAGCCTCAATGCCATCAACGCCGATGCCGTTGGTATAGCGGTCGGAAACGTGGTCGGTTCCAATATTGCCAACATCCTGCTGGTACTAGGTGTGGCGGCCGTAATTCATCCGATCATCACCAACCCTCGCGCCCTCATGCGGGACACGCTTCTGATGTTGTTGGCCACGCTGTTGCTTTGCACGATGATCTGGTTCGATCTTTTCTCGCGGCTCGGTGGTGCGCTGCTCGTTACTGCTCTAGCGATCTATATTGTGTTTTCGCTGATGGCAGACCGGGCCAGCCAGGGCGCGGTGGCCGAAATGCATGCTGGGGAAGGGGAGACGGTCGAGGCGAATTACGGCGTTGCGCTGGGCGCGCTGATTGCGTTGGCCGGTCTTGCGGGTGTTGTGCTTGGCGCCAAATTTCTGGTAGATGGCGGCGTCGTCATCGCGCGGGAATTCGGTGTCAGCGAAACCGTGATCGGCCTGTCGATTGTTGCAGTCGGCACCAGCCTGCCGGAACTCGCGACGTCGGCCATCGCCGCTTTCCGGGGCAAGGCAGACGTCGCGCTGGGCAACATCATCGGCTCGAACATCTTCAACATTCTCGGCATTCTGGGGCTGACCGCCCTTGTGCACCCGTTCAGCGTGCGCCGCGAACCGAGTGGCGATGTCACCGCCGATGCAATGGCCTCCGGCATCGGCAACAGCCTGATCAGTGTGGGCGATATTGCGGCGCTGGTCCTGTCGGTCGCGCTGATGGTGGTGTTTGCGATTACGGGCAAGCTGGTGGCGCGCTGGGAGGGAGCGGTTCTCCTTTTCGCCTATGCGCTCTATATGGGGCTCACCTTCAACCTCATTCCCGTACCGGCGATCCTCTAA
- a CDS encoding OmpA family protein — MSDSTGTGGRFLQTRKVRRASGEPVPFFPLGGIPLIALGLLLLFALWPFAFGVVQSTAGRTAAEALIEADAAWARANVSGQWITLEGRPPSREAAEAAVAAVRRARAPTLFGSARPVTRVRDAFDYSNLGEGTPATAIDWSFRVANGVLTLDGDMPDNSVRQQIVSAARAKIDPPRILSIQDSLSITQDAAPSGFFEVAQRGLNTVTRCDRGVAGFNDNRFSLSCELPGAEAAAVREMAIAPIPLGEVGAVDIIAHEAVATCESSLADLLGDTRIEFQSSSAVIGASSAGLLDSVAEAVRSCPGTLRIAGYTDSTGLPDMNRALSQARAEAVRNALIARGVPPGRLVATGYGDASPVASNTTPQGRAQNRRIEIRVIRVSE; from the coding sequence TTGAGTGACAGCACCGGCACCGGGGGACGGTTCCTGCAAACGCGCAAGGTGCGGCGGGCATCCGGCGAGCCTGTGCCATTCTTTCCATTGGGCGGCATTCCGCTGATTGCGCTGGGGCTGTTGTTGCTGTTCGCGCTCTGGCCGTTCGCCTTTGGCGTTGTGCAGTCGACCGCCGGGCGGACAGCTGCCGAAGCCCTGATCGAGGCAGATGCCGCGTGGGCCCGGGCCAATGTTTCGGGACAATGGATCACGCTGGAAGGGCGCCCACCCAGCCGGGAGGCTGCCGAAGCGGCCGTCGCCGCCGTGCGGCGGGCTCGCGCACCGACCCTGTTCGGATCTGCGCGCCCGGTCACGCGTGTGCGGGACGCGTTCGATTATTCAAACCTGGGCGAGGGCACTCCGGCCACGGCAATCGACTGGTCGTTCCGTGTCGCCAACGGCGTGCTGACGCTGGACGGGGACATGCCGGACAATTCCGTCCGACAGCAAATCGTCTCCGCAGCCCGGGCGAAAATCGATCCGCCGCGTATCCTCTCGATTCAGGACAGTCTGTCGATCACCCAGGATGCGGCGCCGTCCGGATTCTTCGAAGTGGCGCAGCGCGGCCTGAACACGGTGACGCGGTGTGACCGGGGCGTGGCGGGGTTCAATGACAACCGGTTCTCGTTGAGCTGTGAACTGCCGGGGGCCGAGGCTGCCGCGGTTCGCGAGATGGCAATTGCGCCGATCCCGCTGGGAGAAGTTGGCGCGGTGGACATCATCGCGCACGAGGCCGTGGCGACTTGCGAATCCTCTCTCGCCGATCTGCTGGGGGACACGCGGATCGAGTTCCAGTCCTCGAGCGCCGTGATCGGTGCATCCAGTGCGGGCCTGCTGGACAGCGTGGCGGAAGCCGTGCGGTCCTGTCCGGGGACTCTGCGTATTGCGGGCTATACGGACAGTACCGGATTGCCGGACATGAACCGCGCGCTGAGCCAGGCGCGTGCAGAGGCAGTGCGCAATGCGCTGATTGCGCGGGGGGTGCCTCCCGGCCGGCTTGTGGCCACGGGCTATGGGGATGCCAGCCCGGTTGCCTCCAACACCACACCGCAAGGGCGGGCCCAGAACCGCCGAATTGAAATACGGGTGATCCGTGTTTCCGAATGA